One Candidatus Dormiibacterota bacterium genomic window, GTGGTGCGGCAGTGCGCGGGCTCTCACCGGGCCGACCAGCCGGTCGCCTTCCGGCAGACCGCGTCGATGGCCTACAAGGACGGCCAGGGCAGCTGGCGGGCCACCCGGGTCGAGCCCTGGCAGGGCGGCAGGCACGGCAAGAAGCGTCCCGGCATGTACGGCTTCCGCAACTCCCGCACCGCCCTGGCGATCAGGGAGCTCGCCTTCCAGGACGGGATCATCGAGAAGCAGGAGCCGGTGACCTCGCTGGAGCACGCCCGCTCGCTCGCCACCGGCCGGCGCCCGCTGATCGTCAACGTCACCACCAACGGCGGGCTGCTCGGCAACGAGACCTACACGCCCACCGCGGGCGTCGTCGCCGCGCAGATGCCGTTCAAGGAGAGGCCGGGCGGCGTCCGCGGTCCGCTCGAACCCAGGACCACCTACGCGCCGCTGGTGAACCGCGAGGGCGCCATCGACGTCGGCTACTACACCCCGTTCTCGGACCCGCTCTCCCCGGAGGCGACCTGGTACGGGATCATGGCCCGGCCGCTGCGGCTCAGGAAGCCGTTCGACAAGGAGCGCGAGCTCGACATCCTCGTCGAGGAGACCCTCGGCCTCGGTGAGCTGATGGGCCTCGACCCGGTCGACCCCGACGAGACCACCGGTCGCGCCTTCGTGCCCGCGCCGCCGCCGCGTGCCCCGAAGGGCTCGGCGCCCGGCACCCTCGAGCTGCGCCGCGCCTGCACCCCGTTCGTCGCCGCCTACTACGCGGATGGCATGACCGGCGGCACCATCGGCGCCACCATCGCCGCCGAGGCGGTGCTCCGCGGCCAGGACCCGTATCCCGCGGTCGCCAGGGCGCTGGCCGGCTACCGCCGCTGGAACTACGCCTGGTACGTCGAGACCGTCCACCTGCCGATGGTGGTCGACCGGCTGATGCGGATCAGCGTGCGCGGCGCGATGCTCTGGCCGCACCGCACCGCGGTCAACCACTGGTTCTCTCGCGCCTGAGGCGCAGCGCGGGACGCGCCCCGTATCATCGGCTCTGGACCGTCGCGGAATGACGGTCCGGTGGCCGGTGGTACGGGGTGGCGCTGCGTGTACAGGTCGACGAGAGTGACCGTGAAGGACGGCAGTGGGGGGACCCGCCAGCTGGCGCTGGGGCCGAGCGCCTTCCTGGTGCTCGGCTACGCGGCGCGGCTGGGGAGGGTGACCCCGTACCAGCTCAAGCAGCTCGCCAAGCAGGGCGTGTCCTGGTTCTGGGACTTCCCCCACTCCCAGCTCTACGTCGAGCCGGCGCGGCTCGCCAAGCTGGGCCTGCTCGAGGAGATCGTGGAGGGGCACGGCCGCCGGCGCAAGCTGTACTCGCTCACCGAGGCGGGTCGCGAGGTGCTGCGCCAGTGGTTCGACAGCCCGGTGCACGAGCAGCACGAGGTGCGCGACCTCGGCCTGCTCAAGCTGGTCTTCGCCGGGCTCACCGACCCGGCGCGGATCCGCCGGCTCGCCGAGGAGCAGATCGCGCTGCACCGCCAGCGGCTCGCCGAGTACGACCTGATCATCTCCGACTGGACGTCGTTCTCACGCCTGTACCCCAACCAGATCACGGTGCGCATGGGCCAGCTCCACGAGCAGGCGTACCTCACCTTCTGGCGGTCGATCCTCGACGAGCCGCCCGCGATGGACCCGCGGCTCGAGTCGATCTACGACGAGAACAGCACGGTGGTCACCGCCCGGGTCTGAGCCTCAGCCGGTGCAGCCCGCCGGACGGGGCACGGGATTGACCAGGGTGGAGCCCACCGGCGAGCCCAGGTAGGTCACCACCAGCCTCACCGCCTCGGTGCCGTCGTTGCGGGCGGTGTGCGCGGTGTTGGCGGGCACGTCGAACGCCTGGCCCGGCCCGAGGTGACGGGGCGCGCAACCCGGGTCGCTGGCGACCGTCAGGGTGAGCTGGCCGGCGGCGACCACGGTGTTCTCGAAGCCCGGGTGGGTGTGCCAGGGGGCCACGCCGCCGGGTTCGATGGTCACCGTCTGCACGGTGAGCTGGCTCGGCGGCGCCACCGTGATGTGGAGCGGGTCGGTCATCGTGCCCTGGCCCAGCTGGGTGCGGATCACCTTGCTCGCCGGGCTGGCGCTCGCGGTCGCGGTCGCCGCCGGCGTGCCGGTGGCCGCCGCGGTGCCCCCGCTCGACCCGCAGGCCGCGACGGCGCCGCCGAGGAGGGTCAGGACGAGGCCGCTGAGGACGCGTTGCACGGCACCGGACTCTACCCCTGCGGCAGCGCCGGTTTCAGCCGCTCAGACCCGCCGTCCGAGGAAGGCCATCAGCTGCTCCTGGCGGGCGGCGCCCTCGGGCGCCGGCAGCTCGGGCCCGAACACCCGGGGGGAGCGCATCCCCCCGCCGTCGATCGCCCGCCAGCGGGTGAGGGTGTCCTCGACCAGCGCCGGGTCGAGCTCGACGTCGACCCCGGCGGCGCGGGCCAGGTCCCAGGTGTGCACCAGCACCTCGCCGGTCATG contains:
- a CDS encoding cupin domain-containing protein; the encoded protein is MQRVLSGLVLTLLGGAVAACGSSGGTAAATGTPAATATASASPASKVIRTQLGQGTMTDPLHITVAPPSQLTVQTVTIEPGGVAPWHTHPGFENTVVAAGQLTLTVASDPGCAPRHLGPGQAFDVPANTAHTARNDGTEAVRLVVTYLGSPVGSTLVNPVPRPAGCTG
- a CDS encoding PadR family transcriptional regulator, encoding MTVKDGSGGTRQLALGPSAFLVLGYAARLGRVTPYQLKQLAKQGVSWFWDFPHSQLYVEPARLAKLGLLEEIVEGHGRRRKLYSLTEAGREVLRQWFDSPVHEQHEVRDLGLLKLVFAGLTDPARIRRLAEEQIALHRQRLAEYDLIISDWTSFSRLYPNQITVRMGQLHEQAYLTFWRSILDEPPAMDPRLESIYDENSTVVTARV